In the genome of Acidobacteriota bacterium, one region contains:
- the rsgA gene encoding ribosome small subunit-dependent GTPase A has protein sequence MAEHRRPDDEIGDDRWDHLAEEHGPSYEKHAWKRGRKGPRKRSAGKVESQGPPAQVLTVGARRCTVLWREEKVPCRLPSSLSVNQQAEVAVGDRVLVEKDRGTCWVREVQPRDTVLSRPDPRNPRLQRIIAANMDTVVIVVAARRPGIRPGLIDRYLLAVEHGGARPVICLNKIDLVPPEERSADPELALAQPYRDLGLEVVLCSAKEERGLDALRAALHDQLCVFVGHSGVGKSSLINALHPKLDLDTSPVRERDGTGQHTTTRSNLFELDEGIRVIDTPGVREFGLWNLEPAQVRQSFEEFLPHAAACRFTDCTHTHEPQCGVREAVAAGEIPEQRYEAYRRILDSLEE, from the coding sequence GTGGCTGAGCACCGCCGTCCCGACGACGAGATCGGGGACGACCGTTGGGATCATCTGGCCGAAGAGCACGGTCCCAGCTACGAAAAACACGCCTGGAAACGGGGTCGCAAAGGTCCCCGCAAACGAAGTGCCGGAAAGGTCGAGAGCCAGGGACCACCGGCCCAGGTGCTCACTGTCGGCGCCCGCCGCTGCACCGTCCTCTGGCGCGAGGAGAAGGTGCCCTGCCGGCTGCCCTCCAGCCTGTCGGTGAATCAGCAAGCGGAGGTGGCGGTGGGAGACCGGGTGCTGGTGGAGAAAGACCGCGGCACCTGCTGGGTGCGGGAGGTGCAGCCCCGGGACACCGTGCTCTCCCGCCCGGATCCGCGCAACCCCCGGCTTCAGCGGATCATCGCCGCCAACATGGACACGGTGGTCATCGTGGTCGCCGCCCGGCGGCCGGGGATCCGCCCGGGGCTCATCGACCGCTACCTGCTGGCGGTGGAGCACGGCGGCGCCCGGCCGGTGATCTGCCTCAACAAAATCGACCTGGTGCCGCCGGAGGAACGCTCTGCGGATCCGGAGCTGGCCCTCGCCCAGCCCTACCGCGACCTGGGGCTGGAGGTGGTGCTGTGCTCGGCGAAGGAAGAACGGGGGCTGGACGCCCTGCGCGCCGCCCTCCACGACCAGCTCTGCGTCTTCGTCGGCCACAGCGGAGTCGGAAAATCCTCCCTGATCAACGCTCTCCACCCCAAGCTGGACCTCGACACCAGCCCGGTGCGGGAGCGGGACGGCACCGGCCAGCACACCACCACCCGCTCCAACCTCTTCGAGCTCGACGAAGGCATCCGGGTCATCGACACGCCGGGAGTGCGAGAGTTCGGGTTGTGGAATCTGGAGCCCGCCCAGGTGCGCCAGAGCTTCGAAGAATTCCTCCCCCACGCCGCCGCCTGCCGCTTCACCGACTGCACCCACACCCACGAGCCCCAATGCGGCGTGCGGGAAGCGGTGGCAGCCGGGGAGATCCCGGAGCAACGCTACGAAGCCTACCGGCGGATCCTCGACTCGTTGGAGGAGTGA
- a CDS encoding MBOAT family protein, with product MVFSSYLFVFYFLPLALLVYYAAPRFLRHLLLTALSYLFYGWANPAFMILMLFSTAVDYLCGRVLVAGHPDLRLEPGGPRSSRQRWAVAVSVITNLSLLGFFKYFNFAVDSANALLATAGLEAAQLDSVLRIALPLGISFYTFQSMSYTIDVYRGDSAALRSPVDFACYVSLFPQLVAGPIIRFSEVADQLRSRTHTVVKFSRGVAFFSLGMAKKVLLANPCGRVADLAFDAGSIGTLDAWVGALGYSFQIYFDFSGYSDMAIGLGLMLGFVFPKNFDSPYRSRSITEFWRRWHISLSSWLRDYLYVPLGGNRKGRTRTYINLMLVMLLGGLWHGAAWTFVVWGGLHGVWLALERARGKESFYHRLPAPAQTALTFLVVLVGWVFFRAADLPSALAYLGSMFGLVAAAPSADLLAGALYTPYHLLCLGLAAAIAWGAPQTWDWTRQLTVARAATALALFWLALTALLVQGFNPFIYFIF from the coding sequence ATGGTCTTCAGCTCCTATCTCTTCGTCTTCTACTTCCTGCCGCTGGCGCTGCTGGTGTACTACGCCGCGCCGCGCTTCCTGCGCCATCTGCTGCTCACCGCCCTGAGCTATCTCTTCTACGGCTGGGCCAATCCGGCCTTCATGATCCTGATGCTCTTCTCCACCGCTGTGGACTATCTCTGCGGCCGGGTGCTGGTGGCGGGGCATCCGGATCTGCGTCTCGAACCCGGCGGCCCCCGCAGCTCGCGCCAGCGCTGGGCGGTGGCGGTGTCGGTGATCACCAACCTCTCGTTGCTGGGCTTCTTCAAATATTTCAACTTCGCCGTCGACAGCGCCAACGCCCTCCTCGCCACCGCCGGGCTGGAGGCGGCGCAGCTGGACTCGGTGCTACGCATCGCCCTGCCCTTGGGCATCAGCTTCTACACCTTCCAGTCCATGAGCTACACCATCGACGTCTACCGCGGCGACAGCGCCGCGCTGCGCTCGCCGGTGGATTTCGCCTGCTACGTCTCCCTCTTCCCCCAGCTGGTGGCGGGGCCCATCATCCGCTTCTCGGAGGTGGCGGATCAGCTGCGCAGCCGCACCCACACGGTGGTCAAATTCTCCCGCGGGGTCGCCTTCTTCAGTCTCGGCATGGCGAAGAAGGTGCTGCTCGCCAACCCTTGCGGCCGGGTGGCGGACCTGGCCTTCGATGCCGGCTCCATCGGCACCCTCGACGCCTGGGTCGGGGCCCTGGGCTATAGCTTCCAGATCTACTTCGACTTCAGCGGCTACTCCGACATGGCCATCGGCCTGGGGCTGATGCTCGGCTTCGTCTTCCCGAAGAATTTCGACTCCCCCTACCGCTCCCGTTCCATCACCGAGTTCTGGCGCCGCTGGCATATCTCCCTGTCCAGCTGGCTGCGGGACTATCTCTACGTGCCTCTGGGAGGCAACCGCAAGGGCCGGACCCGCACCTACATCAATCTCATGCTGGTGATGCTGCTGGGCGGGTTGTGGCACGGCGCCGCCTGGACCTTCGTGGTCTGGGGCGGCCTCCACGGGGTGTGGCTGGCGCTGGAGCGGGCCCGGGGCAAGGAGAGCTTCTACCACCGGCTGCCGGCGCCGGCACAAACGGCCCTGACCTTCCTGGTGGTCTTGGTGGGCTGGGTCTTCTTCCGCGCCGCCGACCTGCCGTCGGCCCTGGCCTACCTGGGGAGCATGTTCGGCCTGGTCGCCGCCGCGCCGTCGGCGGATCTTCTCGCCGGTGCCCTCTACACCCCCTATCACCTGCTGTGCCTGGGCCTCGCCGCCGCCATCGCCTGGGGCGCCCCCCAGACCTGGGATTGGACCCGCCAACTCACCGTCGCCCGCGCCGCCACCGCCCTGGCCCTCTTCTGGCTCGCCCTGACGGCGCTGCTGGTGCAGGGCTTCAACCCGTTCATCTATTTCATCTTCTAA